The proteins below are encoded in one region of Solenopsis invicta isolate M01_SB chromosome 8, UNIL_Sinv_3.0, whole genome shotgun sequence:
- the LOC120358481 gene encoding uncharacterized protein LOC120358481 — translation MSISTQEYDNDTNIVTQSTELTVPAAVDKTYTVDIENNTREQSEERRKRQRKKSPTTSEYSDTQESNLSSDSDVTKSTISEKSTPMKKKRGRKPLSQTKPDKAKPNKSTKSIPGKTLSKSKSTASKHNDRYKSDEITSDVSGKPSPNKRIKFKTIPNFLESNNETDSDSDSSDKDNTIFDTPNKPYIFNPENPIKFNATRDNITTRRDNIVVFITKIKPCDKGAHALAEAGIGRSNHRNVTFKIFGSSGRMTKKLIKRYR, via the exons ATGTCGATAAGTACACAAGAGTACGACAATGACACTAACATAGTCACTCAGTCCACCGAATTAACCGTACCGGCGGCGGTGGATAAAACATACACCGTCGATATCGAGAATAACACACGGGAACAGtcggaagaaagaagaaaacgcCAAAGAAAGAAATCCCCGACGACGAGTGAGTACTCTGATACTCAAGAAAGTAACCTAAGCTCCGACAGTGATGTAACTAAATCCACGATCAGTGAAAAATCAACTccgatgaagaaaaagagaggaagaaaaccTCTGTCACAAACCAAAC CTGACAAAGCAAAACCAAACAAATCCACAAAATCGATTCCGGGTAAAACACTCAGTAAATCTAAATCCACCGCGAGTAAACACAATGACAGATATAAAAGCGACGAAATCACATCCGACGTGTCTGGCAAACCCAGTCCAAACAAGCGCATCAAATTTAAAACCATACCAA ATTTCCTCGAGAGCAATAACGAAACCGATAGCGACAGCGATTCTAGCGATAAAGACAATACTATCTTCGACACGCCCAACAAGCCGTATATCTTTAATCCAGAGAACCCCATCAAATTTAATGCCACACGGGATAATATAACAACGAGACGCGATAACATAGTAGTATTCATCACGAAAATAAAACCCTGCGATAAGGGAGCCCACGCTTTAGCTGAGGCAGGAATTGGAAGGTCCAACCACCGAAACgtgacatttaaaatttttggaagcAGCGGTAGGATGACCAAGAAGCTGATTAAAAGATATCGTTAG